The proteins below come from a single Chryseobacterium sp. MA9 genomic window:
- a CDS encoding arylamine N-acetyltransferase, with translation MNAFSLEKYFERIHFSGTPEMSMEVLKTIHQLHPKHIPFENIDSYTGTVPSLDLDDIFKKLVTESRGGYCYEQNLLLREVLSSLGFHVELQLGRVVWRREENSSAAKSHLMLIADIEGQKYLVDCGFGTTTLTTPLLLNNEEPQQTPNGLFKISQKEGMYFLWIWNEKWLPIYRFTLELVEHVDLEISNWYLSTHPESNFKKNLVLSKVDEEARYTFSQNTLNIRYENGGKESVLINNNEELFDMLKNTFGLKENAVEVLKSKNQKLIPSNIALI, from the coding sequence ATGAATGCATTTAGCCTGGAAAAGTATTTCGAACGAATTCATTTCTCCGGAACTCCGGAAATGAGTATGGAGGTATTGAAAACAATACATCAGCTTCATCCTAAACACATTCCTTTTGAAAATATTGACTCCTATACAGGAACAGTGCCTTCTCTGGATCTGGATGATATTTTTAAAAAACTGGTTACAGAATCGAGAGGAGGATATTGCTATGAACAAAATTTACTTTTAAGGGAAGTACTTTCCAGTTTGGGATTCCATGTTGAATTACAATTGGGAAGGGTAGTATGGAGAAGAGAAGAAAACAGCAGTGCTGCCAAAAGCCATTTGATGCTGATTGCTGATATAGAAGGGCAAAAATATCTTGTAGATTGCGGTTTTGGGACGACTACACTTACTACACCTTTATTGTTGAATAACGAAGAACCACAACAGACACCAAACGGACTCTTTAAGATTTCACAAAAAGAAGGAATGTATTTCCTTTGGATATGGAATGAAAAGTGGCTGCCCATTTATCGTTTTACATTAGAACTGGTAGAACATGTAGATCTTGAAATTTCAAACTGGTACTTGTCTACACATCCTGAATCCAATTTTAAGAAAAACCTTGTACTTTCTAAGGTAGATGAAGAAGCCCGTTATACTTTCAGTCAAAATACACTGAATATAAGATATGAAAATGGTGGAAAAGAATCGGTTTTGATTAATAATAATGAAGAATTGTTTGACATGCTGAAAAATACTTTCGGACTGAAAGAAAATGCAGTAGAAGTATTGAAATCAAAAAATCAAAAATTGATACCTTCAAATATAGCCTTGATATAA
- a CDS encoding twin-arginine translocase TatA/TatE family subunit: MELSIGEMALIAIAIVVLFGPDKLPQIARDLGAGVRKMRGAVEDIKTEIMKETDNPVSEIKREIEKVKDAAKDFNPMKDIEKDILTEPGTLASNEPPKPKPADDETYEGPVSR; this comes from the coding sequence ATGGAATTAAGCATTGGAGAAATGGCACTCATTGCCATTGCAATCGTTGTATTATTCGGACCGGATAAACTGCCTCAGATTGCGCGTGACTTAGGTGCAGGCGTTAGAAAAATGCGTGGAGCAGTAGAAGATATCAAAACTGAAATCATGAAGGAGACAGATAATCCTGTTTCTGAAATAAAGCGTGAGATTGAAAAGGTAAAAGATGCTGCGAAAGATTTCAACCCGATGAAGGATATCGAAAAAGATATTCTGACGGAACCAGGTACTCTTGCTTCTAATGAACCTCCAAAGCCGAAGCCTGCTGATGATGAGACTTATGAAGGACCTGTAAGCAGATAA
- a CDS encoding TCR/Tet family MFS transporter, which produces MENSKKKAAIGFIFITLLIDITGWGIIIPVVPKLIEELIHADISEAAKYGGWLGFAYAFTQFIFSPLVGNLSDKYGRRPVILISLFGFAVDYIFLALAPTIWWLFLGRVIAGITGASVTTASAYIADISTDEDRAKNFGLIGAAFGLGFIIGPVLGGVLGHYGARVPFYAAAGLCLLNFLYGYFILPESLDKDKRREFDWKRANPISSFKFLGKHPEISGLILSLILIYIAGHAVQSNWSFFTMYKFNWTERMVGISLGVVGLLVGLVQGGLIRWTTPRLGEQKSIYYGLAFYAVGMLLFAFASEGWMMFVFLVPYCLGGICGPALQSVITKSVPSNEQGELQGALTSLMSATSIIGPPMMTNLFYFFTHDEAPFKFSGAPFFLAFILMAVSVVITYSAFQKKNKNLVDVTSEKDFRKQ; this is translated from the coding sequence ATGGAAAATTCAAAGAAAAAAGCGGCTATAGGCTTCATATTTATTACTTTACTGATAGATATTACGGGATGGGGAATCATCATTCCCGTTGTTCCCAAATTAATTGAGGAACTTATTCACGCAGATATTAGTGAAGCCGCAAAATATGGTGGCTGGCTCGGATTTGCCTATGCATTTACACAATTTATATTTTCTCCGCTTGTTGGAAATCTGAGTGATAAATATGGACGCAGACCTGTGATCCTGATCTCTCTTTTCGGATTTGCCGTGGATTATATTTTTCTTGCACTGGCTCCCACAATCTGGTGGCTGTTTCTGGGAAGAGTTATTGCCGGGATAACGGGTGCAAGTGTCACCACTGCCAGTGCCTATATTGCAGATATTTCCACTGATGAAGACAGAGCCAAGAATTTTGGACTGATAGGAGCTGCTTTTGGGCTCGGATTTATTATAGGTCCGGTCCTGGGCGGGGTACTTGGTCATTATGGTGCCAGAGTTCCTTTCTATGCGGCTGCGGGCTTATGTTTGCTTAATTTCCTGTATGGGTATTTCATTCTTCCTGAAAGTTTGGATAAAGATAAAAGAAGAGAGTTTGACTGGAAACGTGCAAACCCTATAAGTTCATTTAAATTTTTAGGTAAGCACCCTGAAATTTCCGGACTTATTCTTTCCTTAATATTGATCTATATTGCAGGTCATGCTGTACAGAGTAACTGGAGCTTCTTTACAATGTATAAGTTCAACTGGACAGAAAGGATGGTGGGGATTTCATTAGGAGTAGTAGGCTTACTGGTCGGTTTGGTACAGGGTGGGCTTATCAGATGGACTACTCCAAGGCTTGGTGAGCAGAAAAGTATTTATTACGGATTGGCTTTCTATGCAGTAGGAATGTTGCTGTTTGCTTTTGCCTCTGAAGGATGGATGATGTTCGTATTCTTGGTTCCCTATTGTTTAGGAGGAATCTGTGGCCCGGCTTTACAGTCTGTTATCACGAAAAGTGTTCCTTCCAATGAGCAGGGTGAACTTCAGGGAGCATTGACGAGTTTAATGAGTGCAACGTCTATTATCGGACCTCCAATGATGACGAATTTATTTTACTTTTTCACGCATGATGAAGCGCCATTTAAGTTTTCCGGTGCACCTTTCTTTTTAGCGTTTATTTTAATGGCTGTCAGTGTAGTGATTACTTATTCTGCTTTTCAGAAGAAAAATAAAAATTTAGTTGATGTAACTTCAGAAAAAGATTTTCGGAAACAATAG
- the secD gene encoding protein translocase subunit SecD, producing MQGKGLITIVAIVLGLICLNELLPTWYASKIEKQATAIAGDNPEKYQKEIARLSKDTLNLGFTKLYYTKAKDKEMKLGLDLKGGINVLLEINQRDLVNDLTNYSTNPVLIEALNKTDEAQKNSTKAYIDNFFEQFDVVNKAKGTNLKLADPEIFGNTTLTEVKYNTPDEQVKSIVKRKIDASVGTAFEVIRTRIDKMGAVQPNVQRVPGTARISVEMPGMKDIDKVKKMLQTSAKLQFWEVQQVPEIAPYFQTLTTMVAAKGDSMGVAKNVNFMSLLQLDKLRTNGVANVKLSDTAVVNKILNSKVGQSLRPANIKYTQFMWGYKPEATDTESLVLYAIRGNINQKAPVDGAVETANISYDELSRVVVDMQMDSKGAKDWKTLTEKNVGKPVAVTLDGRVYTAPNVVNAIPNGRTQISGNFSQEEAKELVDVLGAGKLPAGAKVVQATVVGPSLGQESIDAGVMSFGIAFLLIIAYIIFYYGGAGIYAVIAMIINLFYIFGIMDSVDATLTLPGIAGIVLTMAMAVDTNVIIYERTKEELFAGKSILEAYKDGFKHALNAIVDGHLTTLLTAGVLFLFGTGPIKGFALTLGIGILMTFFTSVLISRVMIFSRLNKGKHLSVWTGATKNLFRNTWIDFIGKRKYAYIISGILTIVCIASIAIHGFKYGIDFTGGRNYVVRFDKAVNAEDVEAKLVKVFQTEDGKNSSVEAKTFGNDKQLKISTDYLIEDESLKADQTVEQKLYDGLKSSLPANMTLKDFKSADKDHSGIISSEKVGPTVADDIKTHGILAVVAALAGIFIYILVRFRKWQFSLGAVAALFHDAVIILGAYSLLHKFMPFNMEINQDFVAAILTVLGYSINDTVIIFDRIREYLREKKSLTLAGLFDDSISSTLGRTFNTSFTTILVILAIFIFGGDNLRGFMFAMLIGIGFGTYSSIFIASAIAYDFLKTGKEEEVHGKTTSTKEELASK from the coding sequence ATGCAAGGAAAAGGACTTATTACAATTGTCGCTATTGTACTAGGGTTGATTTGCTTAAACGAGCTATTACCAACATGGTACGCCAGCAAAATTGAAAAGCAGGCGACTGCTATTGCAGGAGACAATCCGGAGAAGTATCAGAAAGAAATTGCTAGACTTTCTAAGGATACTTTGAATCTAGGATTCACAAAACTTTATTACACTAAAGCCAAAGACAAAGAAATGAAACTTGGTCTTGACTTGAAAGGAGGGATCAACGTTCTTTTGGAAATCAACCAGAGAGATCTTGTGAATGATTTAACGAATTATTCTACAAATCCTGTTCTTATTGAGGCTTTAAACAAAACTGATGAAGCACAGAAGAATTCTACAAAAGCTTACATCGATAATTTCTTCGAGCAGTTCGATGTAGTTAACAAAGCTAAAGGTACAAACCTTAAGTTGGCAGATCCGGAAATTTTCGGAAATACAACCCTTACTGAGGTGAAGTACAACACTCCTGATGAGCAGGTGAAAAGCATTGTTAAAAGAAAAATTGATGCATCTGTAGGAACAGCTTTTGAGGTAATCAGAACGAGAATTGATAAAATGGGTGCTGTGCAGCCAAACGTTCAGAGAGTACCTGGAACAGCTAGAATTTCTGTAGAAATGCCTGGTATGAAGGACATCGATAAAGTGAAAAAAATGCTTCAGACTTCTGCAAAACTTCAGTTCTGGGAAGTACAGCAGGTTCCTGAGATTGCACCTTATTTCCAGACTTTGACAACTATGGTTGCTGCAAAAGGAGATTCTATGGGAGTGGCAAAGAATGTGAACTTCATGAGCCTTTTACAGCTTGACAAATTAAGAACGAATGGTGTTGCTAATGTAAAATTATCCGATACTGCTGTTGTAAATAAAATTTTAAACAGCAAAGTAGGACAGTCTTTACGTCCGGCTAACATTAAATATACACAGTTCATGTGGGGGTACAAACCTGAAGCTACAGATACTGAAAGCTTAGTTTTGTATGCAATCAGAGGTAATATCAACCAAAAAGCTCCGGTAGACGGTGCAGTAGAAACTGCAAACATCAGCTATGATGAGCTGAGCAGAGTAGTAGTTGATATGCAGATGGACTCCAAAGGAGCAAAAGATTGGAAAACATTAACAGAGAAAAACGTTGGTAAGCCGGTTGCTGTAACGCTTGACGGTAGAGTTTATACTGCACCAAACGTTGTAAATGCAATTCCGAACGGTAGAACACAGATCTCTGGTAACTTCTCTCAGGAAGAAGCTAAAGAATTGGTAGATGTTTTAGGAGCAGGTAAATTACCGGCAGGTGCAAAAGTAGTTCAGGCTACGGTTGTAGGTCCTTCATTAGGACAAGAGTCTATTGATGCTGGTGTTATGTCATTTGGTATCGCATTCTTATTAATTATTGCTTATATCATTTTCTATTACGGTGGAGCCGGTATTTATGCAGTAATTGCAATGATAATCAACTTATTCTACATTTTCGGAATTATGGATTCCGTGGATGCTACACTTACGCTTCCTGGTATCGCAGGTATTGTACTTACAATGGCCATGGCGGTAGATACGAACGTAATTATCTATGAAAGAACTAAAGAAGAACTTTTCGCAGGAAAAAGTATTCTTGAAGCATACAAAGACGGTTTCAAACATGCATTAAATGCAATTGTTGATGGTCACTTAACGACATTATTAACGGCAGGTGTGCTATTCCTTTTTGGAACAGGGCCAATCAAAGGTTTTGCATTGACATTAGGAATCGGTATCTTGATGACATTCTTTACTTCAGTATTGATTTCAAGAGTAATGATCTTCTCAAGACTGAATAAAGGAAAACACCTTTCTGTTTGGACAGGTGCTACCAAAAATCTTTTCAGAAATACTTGGATTGATTTTATTGGAAAAAGAAAATATGCTTACATCATTTCCGGTATTTTAACCATTGTTTGTATCGCATCTATTGCAATCCACGGATTCAAATATGGTATTGACTTTACAGGAGGTAGAAACTATGTGGTAAGATTTGATAAGGCTGTAAATGCTGAAGATGTTGAAGCTAAATTAGTAAAAGTGTTCCAGACTGAGGATGGGAAAAACTCTTCTGTAGAAGCTAAAACTTTCGGTAATGACAAACAGCTGAAGATCTCTACAGATTACCTTATCGAAGACGAATCTTTGAAAGCTGACCAGACTGTTGAGCAGAAATTGTATGACGGATTAAAATCCAGCTTACCTGCAAACATGACATTAAAAGACTTCAAATCTGCAGATAAAGATCATTCAGGAATTATCTCTTCTGAGAAAGTAGGACCTACTGTTGCAGATGATATCAAGACTCATGGTATTCTTGCTGTAGTTGCAGCATTAGCAGGTATTTTCATCTATATCCTGGTAAGATTTAGAAAATGGCAGTTCTCTCTTGGTGCTGTTGCAGCGTTATTCCACGATGCTGTTATCATTTTGGGAGCTTATTCATTACTTCATAAGTTCATGCCATTCAACATGGAGATCAATCAGGATTTCGTTGCTGCAATCCTTACAGTATTAGGTTACTCAATCAATGATACAGTAATTATCTTCGATAGAATTAGAGAATACCTGAGAGAGAAAAAATCTTTAACGTTAGCTGGTCTGTTTGATGACTCTATTTCAAGTACATTGGGTAGAACATTCAACACCTCATTTACTACAATTCTTGTTATCCTTGCGATTTTCATTTTCGGTGGTGATAACCTGAGAGGATTTATGTTTGCTATGTTAATTGGTATTGGATTCGGTACGTATTCATCTATCTTTATTGCGTCTGCAATTGCTTATGACTTCCTTAAAACAGGAAAAGAAGAAGAGGTACATGGAAAAACCACTTCTACAAAAGAAGAACTTGCTTCAAAGTAA
- a CDS encoding tRNA (cytidine(34)-2'-O)-methyltransferase → MLNIVLVEPEIPNNTGNIGRLCVGTESRLHLVHPFGFVINDKNLKRSGLDYWIHLDVSEYADVEEWIKQIPDKSRVFLMSSHAEKSYLETDFQDGDWLVFGKESVGLSKEVLDRFENHLTIPMSKLIRSFNIANSVAFVVGEAKRQINLK, encoded by the coding sequence ATGTTGAATATTGTTCTTGTAGAACCCGAAATACCGAATAATACTGGGAATATCGGAAGATTATGTGTAGGAACCGAAAGCAGATTACACCTGGTCCACCCATTTGGATTTGTAATTAATGATAAAAACCTGAAGCGTTCCGGACTGGATTACTGGATACATCTCGATGTTTCTGAATATGCAGATGTTGAAGAATGGATTAAACAGATTCCTGATAAGTCCCGTGTTTTTTTAATGAGTTCACATGCTGAAAAATCATATCTGGAAACCGATTTTCAGGATGGGGATTGGTTGGTTTTCGGAAAAGAGAGTGTAGGCCTGAGCAAAGAGGTTCTGGATCGTTTTGAAAATCATCTTACAATTCCTATGTCTAAACTGATCAGGAGCTTTAATATTGCCAATTCCGTTGCTTTTGTAGTGGGTGAAGCAAAAAGACAGATCAATCTGAAATAG
- a CDS encoding sorbosone dehydrogenase family protein, whose product MKKLLFTISIFSSLIANSQSINLEEFATGLTSPVEITNANDSRLFVVQQNGIIKIIQPNGTINATNFLNIGSKIIFGGERGLLGLAFHPQYSTNGYFFVYYNNPAGNIIVARYSVSSTDPNVADPASEKILLNIPKPFDNHNGGSIHFAPDGKLWIITGDGGSGGDPNNNAQNKNSLLGKMLRIDVDATGPYNIPTDNPFAGTIDGADEIWAYGLRNAWKFSFDLTTGNAMIADVGQGAIEEINKMPITQAGLNYGWRCYEGNNAYNTAGCAAQSTMTFPVAVYDHSGGKCSITGGYVYRGTQYPSLQGKYFFADYCSTQIGILDSNNTITWTSPYSGNNFSTFGEDYQKGLYVAAVNSGKIFKISTGSLGTQENTLGTVKVYPNPASKEIFIDGVTDKKATLEIISTEGRKVLETDQITHGKSINISGIPAGVYYINLKSGDLKSYTQKLIIK is encoded by the coding sequence ATGAAAAAACTACTTTTTACCATTAGTATCTTTTCTTCCCTAATTGCTAATTCTCAAAGCATTAATTTGGAAGAATTTGCCACGGGACTTACCAGCCCGGTAGAGATTACAAACGCCAATGACAGCCGGCTTTTTGTTGTTCAGCAGAACGGAATTATTAAAATTATTCAACCCAACGGGACAATTAATGCCACCAATTTTCTGAATATCGGTTCAAAAATTATTTTTGGCGGAGAAAGAGGTCTTCTGGGACTTGCATTTCATCCACAATACTCTACCAACGGGTATTTTTTTGTGTATTATAACAACCCGGCCGGCAATATCATTGTAGCAAGATACAGTGTCAGCTCAACTGATCCTAATGTGGCTGATCCTGCTTCTGAAAAAATACTGCTCAACATTCCCAAACCATTCGACAATCACAATGGAGGAAGTATTCATTTTGCTCCTGACGGAAAATTATGGATTATCACCGGAGACGGAGGAAGTGGCGGAGATCCGAATAATAATGCCCAAAACAAGAATTCATTGCTTGGAAAAATGCTGAGAATAGATGTGGATGCTACCGGTCCCTATAATATTCCAACGGATAATCCTTTTGCAGGAACCATAGATGGTGCTGATGAAATATGGGCGTATGGTCTAAGAAATGCCTGGAAATTTTCCTTTGACCTGACTACAGGAAATGCGATGATTGCAGATGTAGGTCAGGGAGCTATAGAAGAAATCAATAAAATGCCTATAACACAAGCCGGCTTAAACTATGGATGGCGCTGCTATGAAGGAAATAATGCCTACAATACAGCAGGATGTGCTGCACAGTCTACAATGACGTTTCCTGTTGCTGTATATGATCATTCAGGTGGAAAATGTTCCATCACGGGTGGTTATGTTTACAGAGGAACACAATATCCGTCACTTCAGGGAAAATATTTTTTTGCAGACTACTGTTCTACCCAGATCGGAATTCTGGATAGCAATAATACCATTACATGGACGAGTCCGTATTCGGGAAATAATTTTTCTACTTTCGGCGAAGATTATCAGAAAGGGCTGTACGTAGCTGCTGTGAACAGTGGAAAAATCTTTAAAATATCCACAGGAAGTTTAGGAACTCAGGAAAATACTTTAGGAACCGTAAAAGTTTATCCTAATCCTGCTTCAAAAGAAATTTTCATTGATGGCGTTACAGATAAAAAAGCAACCCTGGAAATTATCAGTACAGAAGGAAGAAAAGTGCTGGAAACAGATCAGATCACTCATGGCAAAAGTATAAACATTTCAGGAATACCTGCAGGCGTATACTATATCAATCTGAAATCCGGAGATTTGAAATCATATACTCAGAAATTGATTATCAAATAG
- a CDS encoding phosphatase PAP2 family protein, whose amino-acid sequence MEEIIQEDKKVFLYLNNLGDSSFDQFWMLISSTWIWVPLYIIFLYFLYKNYQLRTLVFILIFIGLGAVVSDQLANIFKYGVARLRPCHDPTLEHHMRIVKCGGQFGFYSAHASNTFFLATYLGILLKKKIKWFPYAIFAWALVVSYSRIYLGVHFPIDILVGAFVGSLLGVIFGALAKKVINKQTITS is encoded by the coding sequence ATGGAGGAGATTATTCAGGAAGATAAAAAGGTATTTCTTTACCTTAATAATTTGGGCGATTCATCTTTCGACCAGTTTTGGATGCTGATTTCAAGTACCTGGATCTGGGTACCTCTTTATATTATTTTTCTTTATTTTTTATACAAAAATTATCAACTAAGAACTTTAGTTTTTATTCTTATATTTATTGGGCTTGGGGCTGTAGTTTCTGATCAGCTTGCCAATATTTTCAAATATGGGGTAGCGAGGTTGAGACCGTGCCATGACCCTACTTTGGAGCATCATATGAGAATTGTGAAATGTGGCGGACAGTTTGGGTTTTATTCTGCTCATGCTTCCAATACCTTCTTTTTGGCAACTTATTTAGGTATTTTACTGAAAAAGAAGATTAAATGGTTTCCTTATGCTATATTTGCATGGGCTCTGGTTGTTTCTTACAGCCGAATCTATTTAGGAGTGCATTTCCCAATTGATATTTTGGTGGGGGCGTTTGTTGGATCTTTATTGGGAGTGATATTTGGTGCACTCGCCAAAAAAGTGATCAATAAACAAACTATAACTTCATGA
- a CDS encoding 23S rRNA (pseudouridine(1915)-N(3))-methyltransferase RlmH: MRISLLCIGKTDDKEITSLINYYLNRLPKHWNFEITEIPDVKNAKNLSPDLLKKEEAKLFLNHIDKNDLVVILDEKGKQFTSREFSQKIDTWMNASVKKVHILIGGAYGFSEEIYSRANEKMSLSKMTFTHQMIRLFIVEQLYRADQILQGKPYHND; encoded by the coding sequence ATGCGAATCAGTTTACTTTGTATCGGTAAAACAGACGATAAAGAAATTACGTCTTTAATTAATTACTATCTCAACCGTTTGCCTAAACACTGGAATTTTGAAATTACTGAAATCCCGGATGTGAAAAATGCTAAAAACCTTTCCCCTGATCTTCTCAAAAAGGAAGAAGCTAAATTGTTTTTAAATCATATCGACAAAAACGACCTGGTAGTGATTCTTGATGAAAAAGGAAAGCAGTTTACCAGCCGTGAATTTTCGCAGAAAATTGATACCTGGATGAATGCTTCTGTGAAAAAAGTACATATTCTGATTGGGGGCGCTTATGGCTTTTCTGAAGAGATTTACAGCAGAGCGAATGAAAAAATGTCTTTATCCAAAATGACCTTTACCCACCAGATGATCCGTCTGTTTATTGTAGAACAGCTTTACCGTGCTGATCAGATTTTACAGGGTAAACCTTATCATAACGATTAA
- a CDS encoding lipopolysaccharide assembly protein LapB: protein MKKTLLLVTSLCFSLNFYAQDKKLAEDCFNKADYKCAEEQYLKLAEKEQIQKFQSEYYDYLGTAQRRLGKTTQAFKSYDSALKANPMSISVYVNLSSLYSQKGNKVKALEYVEKGLKVNPETPDLYLTRSKIYDSQGKKDLAIKDLNQILIFAPDNIFAKTGLANLKKNNGDLDGALKDYNILLAEKPESLLYNGRADVYFKMKKYKEALTDANKAISIDPKFAQSYVSKAMILLDTSKLKEACANLDKAVALGYEKAVLTDSYAKCGKK, encoded by the coding sequence ATGAAAAAAACTTTATTATTAGTAACATCCCTTTGTTTCTCTCTTAATTTTTATGCTCAGGATAAAAAACTGGCGGAAGACTGTTTTAATAAAGCTGATTATAAGTGTGCCGAAGAGCAATACTTAAAACTGGCAGAAAAAGAACAGATTCAAAAATTTCAGTCGGAATATTATGATTATCTCGGAACAGCTCAGAGAAGGCTGGGGAAGACTACTCAGGCTTTTAAATCCTATGATTCTGCCTTAAAAGCAAATCCTATGTCTATTTCCGTTTATGTGAACCTGTCATCGCTTTACAGCCAGAAAGGGAATAAGGTAAAGGCACTGGAATATGTAGAAAAAGGATTGAAAGTGAATCCTGAAACGCCGGATTTATACCTTACCCGTTCCAAAATCTATGACAGCCAGGGAAAAAAGGACCTTGCCATCAAAGATCTTAATCAGATTCTGATTTTTGCACCAGATAATATTTTTGCAAAAACAGGACTTGCCAATCTGAAAAAAAATAACGGAGATCTGGACGGCGCTTTAAAAGATTACAACATACTTCTTGCTGAAAAACCGGAATCATTGCTTTACAACGGACGTGCTGATGTATATTTTAAAATGAAAAAATATAAAGAAGCACTTACCGATGCCAATAAAGCCATTTCTATAGATCCGAAATTTGCACAATCTTATGTGAGCAAAGCCATGATTCTGCTGGATACTTCCAAACTTAAGGAAGCCTGCGCAAACCTGGATAAAGCGGTTGCTTTGGGCTACGAAAAAGCGGTGCTGACAGATTCCTATGCTAAATGTGGCAAGAAATAA
- a CDS encoding glycosyl hydrolase, protein MKKIFSILFLSIGLTAFSQQVESFETILNDKISIRALELYDNKVWYSGTDSKFGFVDLEDYKNQKQIKLSEDKLQFRTLAQDKVSFYAINIESPARFFKIDKKDLKSQIVFKDTAKTAFYDALHFVNDKIAYTFSDADKDQMLKLAIYKEDKWSMFKNNVKLNEGEAAFAASNTNISSSKKYLWIATGGKASRILRMNLKDEKFEIFNTPFVQGESSQGMYSIDFYKDQFGVAAGGDYTKQDANVNNIATTNDGGETWKIQASGQNAGYTTCVKIKPGSKGKEIIAVGDKHISYSSDFGKTWKKISDEKNFFVCQWIDGNNVVLAGNSRIAVMKLKF, encoded by the coding sequence ATGAAAAAGATTTTTTCCATTTTATTTTTGTCCATTGGGCTTACAGCGTTTTCCCAGCAAGTGGAAAGCTTTGAAACCATTCTTAATGATAAAATCAGTATCAGAGCTCTTGAATTATATGACAACAAGGTCTGGTATAGCGGTACGGATTCCAAATTCGGGTTTGTAGATCTAGAAGATTATAAAAATCAGAAGCAGATAAAACTATCTGAAGATAAGCTTCAGTTCAGAACGCTGGCACAGGATAAAGTTTCTTTCTATGCTATCAATATTGAAAGCCCTGCCCGTTTTTTTAAAATAGATAAAAAAGATCTGAAATCACAGATTGTCTTTAAAGACACTGCAAAAACAGCTTTTTATGATGCTCTACATTTTGTTAATGATAAAATAGCCTATACTTTCAGCGATGCAGATAAAGATCAGATGCTGAAGCTGGCCATATACAAAGAAGATAAGTGGAGCATGTTTAAGAATAATGTAAAATTAAACGAGGGTGAGGCTGCATTTGCTGCCAGTAATACCAATATTTCATCATCTAAAAAATATCTGTGGATTGCAACCGGAGGAAAAGCTTCAAGAATTCTAAGAATGAATCTGAAAGATGAAAAGTTTGAAATCTTCAATACACCATTTGTACAGGGAGAATCTTCTCAGGGGATGTACTCTATAGATTTTTATAAAGATCAGTTTGGGGTTGCAGCAGGAGGAGATTATACAAAGCAGGATGCCAATGTCAATAATATTGCAACAACTAATGATGGCGGAGAAACCTGGAAGATTCAGGCTTCAGGACAGAATGCTGGATATACAACCTGTGTGAAAATTAAGCCCGGATCAAAAGGAAAAGAAATCATTGCAGTTGGAGACAAGCATATCAGCTATTCTTCAGATTTTGGAAAGACATGGAAAAAAATTTCTGATGAAAAAAATTTCTTCGTCTGCCAATGGATAGATGGCAATAATGTTGTTCTTGCTGGAAATAGCAGAATTGCAGTGATGAAATTAAAATTTTAA